The following is a genomic window from Halichoerus grypus chromosome 5, mHalGry1.hap1.1, whole genome shotgun sequence.
TCTTTCTTTGGAGCAAAGGTTTGAGATAGGGAGTGGGAGACTGTTAAAAGAGAGGTCAGGATTACTTTCAATATTATCTCATCCCTTCCCCCAAATTCCCTCCTATGGAGACAAATCAGTTTGGGGTGAAGGTAGACACATCAGTGGaacactacagaaaaaaaaaagtaaatatagggAAGTACAGGCTGGAGCAATACAGGAAGACTAGAGAGTCATCAAAAAACAGGTAAAACAAATTATAGCTTGAAAAAGAAGGTACAGATAACGactgaagataataaaatacataagacaaaatataggaaaatagaTACTTGAAATGAGATAAATGCTGAGAAATGACAGCTCCATGTAAATTGTTAGAAATTAATGTCTGTGGATTAGAAGGCAAGGATGGAGATCTTAGCAAAGAGATATAACAAGGGGACCAAAAAACTACTCATTGTTCATAGcgcccccttctctcctcttgAGCCGTCCGCCAACCTTATCCTTATTTAGGGTCTTCAACCTAACCAGAAGCAGCTGCTCTTCTATCTTTGCAGCCCCTTGCCCCCCTTCCCTCAATTCAGTTTACCTGTTATCAGTGAATTACTGGTGTGTTCCAAAGATGGAAGGAGTATCTCGGGGGCTCCGGCGTCTGCTCTGGGCTGGAGAAAAAGCTGTTGGGGCTTTGACGGCTTTGtcttctcactccctctccctcttctgtggCTGAGTCTATCTGCTCAGTCTCCCCCTGCAATGCAGCCCCTCCTAAGAAGGGCGGAAGGACTCCCCGCCCCCTCCTTGCCTGACTCGGCTAATTCAAATGATAGGTTCCAGAACACTTTAGGGAGGGAGACAGGATTAAAGCATCTCCGTAGGCTTATTGGTCGGCACAATTATTCCCGAGCTCTTACAGCACCCCCATGCTGACTGGGGTGCAATGAATGAGCAGTTAATTGTCCCTTAATTTTAGGCTTATGGATTAAAAAGCTTAGCTCTAGATAACAATAGAGGAGTGTCCCTTTATTCCCCAATTTATGGATTTCAAGTCacgaagtattttatttttgagatgcagaaaaatcctccacccctccctgcaATCCCTACTCTTGCGACTCGCCTCCGCACCCTCACAATGAGTAAATAAACCTAGCCCCATTCCACTTTGGGTAGAGCACAAGAGGACtgggggttgtgtgtgtgcgtatggGGGCGGGGGCTGACTCTGCGAATCTCTAAACTTGGCTGGGTCCGGGGGATTTGGGGGCTCCGCTTAGTTTTGCCCCGCAATGCCTGGCGCGCAAAGGGGACGTGCGACTGCGGGCAGCGCAGCCTGGGGGCCCGGCTCAGGAGAGCCCCTCGTGGGCTCCACGACCCCGGCTCGCGCAGCCCGGGCGGCGGCCGTCGGGGGGCTGCCAGGCCCCCTCCCACGGCCCCGCGTGGTGCAGTGCCTCACCAGTCCAGGGGGGAGCAGTGCGCCCAGCTCCGGGCCGGACGGGTTTCGTAATCGCGTCGCCGCCGTTTCCGCCCTGAGCCAGCCCCACCTCTGCCGGCCCGCCCTCGGCTCCCCTGCCGCGCCGCGCCGCGGAGCCAGCCCGGGAAGCCCACACTGGCGGGCCCGGAGCgggagccccccctcccccgcacccgCACCCGCAGCCGCAGCCGCTGCAGCCGTCCGCCTCGATGCCGGAGCACCGCAGGTGAGACCGCCGCGTGGGTCCCCGGCCCGCGCGCCCCGCCTGCCCTGCCGGACGGAGACGCACCGgatgctggggggaggagggaggccagggcTGCCGAGATGCTGGGTCGGTGGGAGAAGGGGTGCGCTCCCTGAGTAACAGTCTCCATCCACTCCGCCGCTCGTGTGGCGCGCAGGCCGAGGCCGCTGTAGAGTAGAGGGCAGGAAGGGCCtgggggggccggggcggggggaggcgagAGGGGGAGAAGTTCTGGAGACTCACTAACCTCGGTGGTGGCGTGTGCGGGACTGAGTGTAGCACAGCGGGGCCCTGGAAGGGCTAAGTCTGAGCCCGAAGCAGCCACGGAAGACAGTGACAGAGTCCGAAAGATTCCCAGGGAGATCCCAGTCCTAGTTCAGCGTTGGGAGGAGCAGAGGATTTCTGGGTAGAGTTGGGGAGCGGGCAGACGGAGTCTCTGGGACTGAATCCACTGGGGAGGGAGCTTAGGGCCTAGCCCTGTTTCCTCTAAGCCCCCACAAGACCTTTCCTGGGGGAAGGACACAGTTGGTGCTGGGTCAGATGCCTGTCACTTGACTGGAAAGTGCGTGTCCCCCTACGTCTCTGCTGCCCCTCAGCAGCCCTCCATGTCTGGAGGTCTCCACAAGGAACCAGCTGCAGCCCCGGGCTTAGAGCCAGAATTGCCCACTCTATTCTCtcaattctctttctctttctctttctccagctgCTTCTTGTGAAGGCTTGTCGGGCAGCGGGTTGGAGGCCTTGGGGCTGAAGGCAGCGGGACCGGGAAAACCGGTTTCAGGCTAGGACAGGACCCGGGAACTACCTCTGTACATCCTCTCTGGAACCTTTCTGccatccctcctcctgctcactcacTATAGTTGGAAGCTCCTAAGCCCCAGTATGACCTTGGTGTCTCCTAGCTCCATGTTTCACCCTTCCTATCTGGGACTCTGGCCCAGTTCTCAGTGCTACTTGTCTGTCAGGATATGGCCTTACACAGTCTAATGCTGATTCCTCCTGCCGTtttcccagccccttcccctccgctgggaggggtggtgggggcacGGCACACTAAAATAGTGGACAATGAATTTGGATGCCTCTTCCTCCTGGGCTAAGCAGCCCAGGACTTCATTTTTCCTCAGCCCACTCTTCTCTAGATATTTTAAAGAAGGAGAGTGGCAGCCGGTTGCTCTTACTTCCTTTTCTggccctggccccccacccccaccccactgccacaTTCACCCTGCCCAGTCTTCTCCACGCTCTGACCCCACTGCCAAGTTTCAGAGATCCTTATGTTCTATGTCCTAGGGAATGGAATTTCCTGGTCACTTCTCATCATCATTGGCCCTTTCGTGCCAAGTCCCACATACGCTTTCCCTCCACCCAGCTCTGGCCGGGTCCCTGGAAAGGGAACAGAAACGTCCTTGTTCCCTCCgctgcccctttccctccctctcttctcccctcttctctcctctcccctcccaccctccacttcTGTCCACTCAGCTTTGTTCAGAAGGGGTGTTGGGGGAGAGTCCACGCTCTGTACATTCTGTCTGGTGGTGTTGGGGCTTTCCTCTGattcttcattgttttcttcattcCCCCGCCTGTAACCCTTACCAGTCGCCACCACCACCATTGCGACAAACCGTGTGACTGACTGACTTCCCCACTGACCACAGCTCCCCTCTCTGGACAGCTGTGTTCTGACTTCCGCCCCGTCCCATTACTCCTCCCCTCCAGTGGTGGGAGGGGAAGTAAGCAATAGCCCAGGCTCCTGggtccttctctctccttcaagcTGTATCTCAGTGTGCCTGTGACCTCATCCcagagctattaaaaaaaaaaaaaaaaatcctctcagtTCTTAGATCAGTTTAGAGTGCCAGAGCATCGGGGCTCCAGGCCCGGAAGGGAGAGAGATTCCAGTTCATGCTAGAGGGTAATATTCGTGAAACGGCCCTGTTTGGCGTCTTTGAGGCTGCCTGTATCATAGGACTGGGGACGTGCAGTGAGCACAGAGGAAACCCAGATGGGCCCTACCCTGCCTGGcagggaggaaaaggggaggaagTTCTTCCTTGGACACTAACGCTGTTGCAGCGTTCCTTGTGTCTGGTTGGCTGATGAAGCTTGGGAATGGAAgtggtgaggagggaggagagaacagGTCCCAGCATGAtgggaggaggcaggtggggaggcCTGGGCCCTACGGGGTGTGAGGCAGAGCAGAGTGGCACGATGGGACAtgtgaggagggtggggaggccgGAGAAAGATTCCTCGGGGAACGGATGGCACCTGGTACGCGCACAGATGCGGCCATGCCACGGGAGTGCACACATGGGACACAGATAAACAGACTGGAGACAGCCTTCAGGAAGGCTCTCAAAGCTTCTGAGAGAGGTTGGATCTCAGCTGAGGGAAATGAGGAGGAGCAAGGGCAGGGAATAGAGAGGGAAGAAATTCCTCACTGTAGGAAAAGTCTTACTTGAGGTCCAACCTGCTGCAGTTAGTCACCTGCAACCTGAGCAGACAGGTCTCTGTCTTAAAGAAAATCTAGatgttctgggcgcctgggtggctcagttggttaagccactgcctttggctcaggtcatgatcctggagtcccaggatcgagtcccgcatcgggctccctgctcggcggggagtctgcttctccctctgaccctcccccttctcatgctctctctctctatctcattctctctctcaaataaataaataaaatctttaaaaaaaaaaaaaagaaaatctagatgTTCAGGGtaaggtaaggaaaaagggagggacaAGGGCGGAGGCCCTGTTTGTGAGAACGAAAAACCACCATTTCCTCTTCAGAGTCACTGaactgcccctccctctctgccctaaacccagggagaagggaggtggggctTGCTCATTTTTGCCACCATCCTTCGGCCCCTCCCATCCTCACCCTAAATGCTTctgtccccttcctctcccttggTTCCAGCAGCTACTGCTCCACTACCTCTTGGTGCCCTTCTGGatcttttccttcctctgggaGTCAAACTGTGAGGTCCTTATGCTTGGAGGGGTTAGTGTTGGGTGCAGGACTCGGGACTTTGAGGGAGAACGAGAAGACCTGGGCTCATCAGGAGGCTTCTCCAGGAGGGAGTGGTGGTAGAGGTGGGATTTCGCACTAACTTTCTTCTGTCTTTACTTTCTGCTCAACCAGAGTTCTGCGTCTAAGGAAGACATAACCTCGTGCCCGCCTGCGCACCCTGCACCGGCCCTGCTAGCCCCTCAGGGTCCGAGACGCTGACCCTCCCCGCCCAGCCAAGGGTACCTTGGACTCTGCTGTCCCCAGACCCGTGCAGCTGAGCAGACCCAGGTGGCCGTTACACCTGAGGGGACTGAGGAGTGGGCAGTCAAGGCACCAGAGCAAGAGCCCTCTGGGGCCTCAGGCAGAGGAGTGAAACTGGAACCATCAGGGAACATGAGTGAATTTTGGCACAAACTGGGTTGCTGCGTGGTAGAGAAACCCCAGCCGGTGAGTCCCCAGGCCCAACCCCCACCCCGGCACTCACAGAAGTCAGTTACCGGGGCCTGTGAGGCAGACACACCACCCACGATCTGGTGCCTAGAAAGCAAGCTGCTTGCTTCCCTCTCCGTCAGGATAGTCTCTCTGGCCAGGCAGGTGTGTACGTGGAATCCAGGGGGACTGGGTGACGGAGGAAGTGAATCGTCCTAGCtatcacttcctgtctctgtccATTCTGAGCTGGGCAGGGGTTGTAGGTGGCACTTAATGCCGGTCACTTTTCCCCATTGTTTCCTCATCAGCCAGAGGTGACTTGGATATGTCCTTTCTTTGTCTAGTATTCACTCTGCAGGCCCCTGCCCTCACCACCCTCCCTGTGTCCTTTCTGTGTTTATGTTGTTCCAGACTTGCCTTTCAGACCCTAGTGATTTCCCTGTTGTAATGCCACATACCTTTACCCATTGGGCCGTTAGCTCTTCCCCTAGTGGTTTTCAAGACTCTATTCCCTTCTTCCACTTTCAGACCTAACTCCCCTGTCTTCTCTaagcagaagaagaagaggagacgAATTGACCGGACCATGATTGGGGAACCAATGAATTTTGTCCACCTGACTCACATTGGCTCTGGGGAGATGGGGGCCGGAGATGGACTTGCCATGGTAACAAGAGAATGGGGAGAGATTGATATGGGATTGTGGCCTAGAACCTTTCCCCTTTTTTGAAGTGTAAGCTGGGGACATGGTAAATACTTGGTGGGGAAGTAATCCCGGAACTAGGATTCTAGTCCTGGTCACCAGCTGCATAAACCTGAGACCTGGCATTTCAGGTCTCTGGCCTAGGTTCCCTCATTTTTACAATTAGCATATTGTTCTTCATCAGGATGGGGGATATATATGACTCAAGACTTATCTGGAGGGCTTTCTCCAACAACCAAAACCCTGTTAATGAAGAACTGCTATTCCAGTGCCATAGTAAGTCATATCGTGGCTGGGTGTGTTGAGGCAGGAAAAAGGCTGAGCGCCCCTGACCTAAATGATGTCAAATACTCTTTTCTGCTCTCAAAATAAGGGAAATGGGCCTGGAGATAGTGAAGGAGGCTTTTCACCAATCGTGAAACTCAGATAAATATGAGAGTCCTTTGTGAGAGGTCTTATTAGTCAGAGACCCATTTTATCTCACCCTCAGGAGAGTCAGTATGAAGGGATACGTTGAGACTTCCCTTGGAAGAATGGCTGTTGGTTTTCACCTTTTCAGACTGACTTTATTGCCAGGGAGATGGGGTCAGCGTCTTCCATGGAGGGCACAGGGGCGATCACTTACTGTGCAATATCCAGACTTAGGACGAGGGTCTCACATGTGCTTTTTCACAGACAGGTGCAGTTCAGGAGCAGATGAGATCCAAGGGAAACCGAGACAGGCCATGGAGCAATTCTAGGGGATTGTAGCTCCAACAGAAATGGTGAGTGATTAGAGAAACCCATTCAGTACCTCCAGCCCCTGTCAATACATCCTGATGCCCTGCCTCAGAACCCCTATCCTCTGCAAGAATGGGAggtgagaggaggaagaaggaattaCAATGGGGGAGTCAAGAATTTcagatgtaggggcgcctgggtggctcagatggttgagcctctgccttcagctcaggtcatgatctccaggtcctgggatcgagccccacgttgggctccctgctcagcagggagtctgcttctccctctccctctgcctctccccactgctcctgctctctctctgtctctctgtctcaaatgaataaaaaaaaataaaaataaaaagaatttcggatgcagaaaggcagagagagagggaggtgcaGACGGAAATCAAGAAAAGAGCACCCTAGAAATAGTTGAGAGTCTGCACTGGGTGGTGCCTTCTCCCTGACGCCTCAGTTTTCCTTGAGGCTTATcttccttcttcaatttcttttttaatcaggttCTGCTGTCTGAAGCCTCTGTTCCATGTCCAGCCCAGAAGAGATGCTGCCCCCTCCTCAAACCAGTGACCCCAGGGcccctcttttccctctctgcctATTAGTGCCTCAGAAGGCTTGGGGGCTGgactccctctcttccctctggctCTAGCCCCTCCTGGAGATGGGCTCAAGGCAGCAGGACTGACCAAGTGACTACTGGTTGGCCAGAGGAGCTCAGCTGAAGCCCTGGACACTCAGATCTGAGATAGGAGTTTTCTGGGAACCTGGAAGGCGTTCCCTTCTCCTGAATGACGGTCTAGGTGCCATCTGTTTTTAAACTCTTAACCTGGAACTCCTTAAATGGGGTAGGTGGGTGAGATTACCAAAGCTGAAGCCGGCTTTGCTGAGAAGCTCCTTACCTCCCTgcccttctcctttttcctcctggAATGAACTGAAACAGAGGTCAAGCAGGGGATGGGAGGGTGACCACTGCCtagtctcctctttctctttagaTCTCAGACCTTCAGCTCACGGTCCCTCGATATCTGCCACTACCAGCTCTTTGTCTAGTAGGCCTCTAACCCTGTTTCTGCAGCACTGTGAGTTCTccaacatctttttcttttttaattaaaaatttaacttaagaTGAGTTCTCTTAATTATCCCCCTCCTACTACCTCTACCTTTAGTCCCATCCCCAGTAGGAACCTTATTGTTTCCCATTGAATGAGAGCTAAGGTAAGAAGTGGGTCTTAACCTGATGGTACCCCATTTAAGTCTTGGGGACCTGGCCTGCCCTCTGCCAATCTCCCTGCTGGCCCaggtgaggaggaagagggatcTGGAGAGAAACTCAGAATGCTGCAAAACTAGGAGGTGTGTCTCAGAGTGGACTTCCTAACCATTGAGATTGAGAGGGTAGGTTGAAAACAATCATCTGTGAGTTTAGGGATCTTAAGATTCTCACCACATGGGAGCAGGGATACCTCTAGAGCAAAGGATTCTCAACGTAGGCACTTCTGACATTTGGGTTGGATAATTCTTTGTAAtaggggactgtcctgtgcattttaGGGTGTTCAGTAGTGTATCTGGCCCACCCTAGTTAGGACAACCAGAAATGCCCCCAGATATTGCCCGGTGTCTCCTAGGAGGCAAAATCACCCCCAGATGAGAGCCACTGCTCTAGACTCAagggatttttctttaaagtgttttccccaccctacccccatcCCATTATTCATCCTAAGCCTGAGCCATAGATGAACCAGGCCCTCTTGCAAAGTAGGCTCTATAGGGCTGCACATAATGTCTGAAACAGTCCTTTATTCAGTGTGTTGCTTGTGCTTGCATGGGTTCATGTCCCTGATGGATGCGTACTGTGCTTCTCCATTCTTGTTTGCAGGAGGGGTTCCTGCAGTGTGGAGGCAGGAACAGAGTATGGCGAgattggggaagggagagaggaaaagcagtAGGGCCACAGACACCCAGGTTTATCCTCTGCAAACTTTAAGCTCTATTTCTGTGCCCCAGTCCCAGAACCAGACACAAATAAGACTCAGGGAGTTTTGTCTGAAGACCAGGTCCCACTCCCCACCTGGCTGAAGAGTCTGCGTTAGGTGGGAAAATAATGCAGGAGCAGGGTCTTTAGGCAGTTTTTCTTCTCAGGTGTTTTTTCTTCTGGCCCCTCCCTTGCAGGGTGGTTAGGAAGGCAGAACATGACCAGTGAGCTCCTCCTGCTCTGAGACAGGATGGGGGTCTCTCATTAGCTCAGCAACAAGAAGCATCTTGATGGTGAGGGGGGTCAGGAAGGTGGGAACTAGGATCCACTCTGCTGAGTCCACCATCCATCCAGTTTGCCCCACCTATAGTGACACCTTCTAATTTTGTTCCAATTTCAGTGTATTTCCTGCCACTTTTCAGGGTCTAAGGTTGGTCATACATTCCCAATTGACTCTGTTCCGATCTACCTAGTTGTTCTGAAAGTAGCTCATCTTGTCCTAAAGTAGCTTAATAGCCTGAGGGCTATAGTCAATCTGAAGGGTTCACAGGATAGGGGAGAAGGATGGGGGACGCATGGACTCTGGTCACCCCGATCTTCCGCCTTGTCCTAACGCCTCTTCTTTGGACACAGTCGTCTTTGGTATTCTCTTGCCTTTAGCCACCTTTTCTAACGTGTATGCTACCATCACTTGAACAATACTTAAAAGTGATGGGAATGGGTTTGAGAgtcataatttatattaaaatgtgttggacttttaaatacatttttcaaataaaaaatgtttaagcaaAATAGTCACAGAGTAATCACTACAGGCATGTTTTGGGTCAAAGGATAAATATGGTTGATGAAGGTAACTGCTAAAAAGTAGCTGACATGGAATTTTGTGCCAACATCACCCTTTGCAAGGAGAGAAGGCCAAGTATTGTGGAGGCAAGGAGAAGACCACCATCATCTTTCAAGGGCTCAACTCCCTGTTCTTCCTGTTCCCTCCTCTTGGCATTCTTCTGAGATTTTTCAAGTCTTTAAAGAATCACTTGTTTAAAAACAACTTTGCAAATGAAGAAGAGGAGCAACATCAACATtttgtcctggggtgggggggagagtaTAAAATACGCTGGGGGCAAGGGAAGGGATCAGGCCCGATGCTGCTGGTTACACAGTTCAGTTTTAAGGTTCAAGAGATTTCTGGTCTCCACCCTCAGATACCTCTGTAAAAAGACACAAgaccaaacaatttttttttctagttttgtttttctgtactAAAAATATCCAATGGGTGCTGGGATCGAAAGGGGTGGAAAGGTTGAGATGCTGACACCTGTTGCGGATGAAGTGGCCATTACCTGCGGTTTCTCTCTATCTGGGtaaggaaacaaaatagagaaaaagggcAAATATTATAACTACATCtatattcttttcccttccttgctTCATCTCCCTCCCCAGAAGCCCTCATTCCTTCAGCACCACTGACCCCTGTTTATGCTTCTTTTTTATACTGAACAGTATTGGATACCCaaggagaaagataaaaactgGCAAAACGACAGACCACGTATACTATTTTAttgtccttcccttctccccaaagTTCCTGAAATCCTGTCAATTGAGAATATTTTATCCAATCAGAGCCTTTGGTAGTTCATTTGGTAAAGCAGAGGACTATCCTTCCTGAAGAATTCTTAAATTGCTGGAAATAATCCCAGGGGTTCTTTGGGATAGTGGTGGTTAGGGGCATCAGCACTAGGGTCAACCAATCCTGTTGTGACTGTCATTTACTAGCTTTGTAAATCCCTGTTCCTTCAcctgtgaagtggggataatTCTACCTCACAGCATTGTGAGGATTGATCCAGGTCAAGTGCACATAGTAAGACCTCAAATATTGGCTGTTATTACTATTAAATTGCATTAATAAACAGAACTATTAATATCTTCCACATCTATTATCTGCATCAAGCATTGTTGATACATCTCTAATCTTCACAATTTGGGCAATAATCCTCCCATGACCAATGATACACATTGCCCATTAACCAACCAGCAGTGGCTCAAGAAATAGGTGGACTCAGTGGCTAACGATGTGAGTAACCAGTATATTATGCATCAGTGACCAAACGAGGTAAGTAACACCTCATGCAAACACTTACTGGTTGCATCTCTGTGAACACTGCAGACAGACTGTTCCAAATATCCTCCAGCCCGATCCTGACCCGTCTCCAAAAAGCAAGGGCtggactggggctggggctggggccaaagaagaggaagggggtgggTCTGATTCTAGAGCTGAGGGGGGGTatgggagtggtggtggtggtggtggtggtggtggtggtggtggcggcggtggcggcggcggtggtGGCGGTCTGAGTGGTGCAGCGGGTGTCAGAGCAGAGATCGGAGTCCAGAGGGCACTCCTCCCGAAGCCGGTTGCAGGGGCACTTCTCGTAGGTACAAGGCCGGTGCTCTGTGCGCAGCTGGCTCAGCGCGCCAACACGAAGGCGCCCAGAAAGGCCCTGCAGCTGCCCGGCCCGGGACCGGCTCATGGTGCCCGACCTGCAGTGGCAATGCCACGGGCCCCAGGGCATCAGCACCAGCCGCAGATCCTCCGGAGGTGGTAGCGCTGTGTACGAGGGCTGTTGCCACCGGTTTGGGGTGGACCCTGCTGTTGACCACTGGCTCAAGGTATTGTCAGGGTGCATTGTGTCCCCAGTAGGCTGCCAGCTTTTGGTCGGCAGGTCTGAAGACAtcctgatctcaggctcctgggtaTTTGCTTTAAACCTTGAGCTGGGCACCCTCGCTGTATTGTAACTCCTGCTGAGAGACGCTGCAGTGATGTTATTCTTTCTGGCGTTAATCACAACCCCCTCTTCCAAAGACTCATCCTCCTCGGCCGACGACACAATCGACTTGCTGACGCCTGTGGCCACTGTGGAGGCCAAGAGCTCCGCAGCAGCCGGGCCGGCCAGGCGGTCGGCACTGGCCCCGAGGTCATCCTCATCCTCTATTGTTACCTTCATCCTCCTGGGACCACCGGTCCGGAGGGTGGTCGGGGGGCGGCGGGACATGGGGACCCCGAAGCGGAGACTGGCCCGCTGCGTCTCGGTGGAAGTCAGGCCTTGGGCCCCCGCCGCCCGGGGCCCCAGACTCAGCAGCAGGGCCCAGAGCAGCGCGCCGGCGGCGGGGACCATGGGGCCGGCCGGTGTGCGGCTGAGTGGGAGGCCAGCGAGGGAGGCCGGGACTCctaccttctctccctcccttccgcTCTCGACCTGGCGGGTCGTTTGAACCGCGGCCAgcggagggcggggggagggggactccTACGCGCGCGccacgcccctcccccaggccctcgCGGAGCAGACCCGGGTATGAGCTATTTCAGCTTAGGAACCACTGCGGCCAGAACTCCGTGCCAGAACCGACGGACGCATTGTG
Proteins encoded in this region:
- the CDC42SE1 gene encoding CDC42 small effector protein 1, whose amino-acid sequence is MSEFWHKLGCCVVEKPQPKKKRRRIDRTMIGEPMNFVHLTHIGSGEMGAGDGLAMTGAVQEQMRSKGNRDRPWSNSRGL
- the C5H1orf56 gene encoding protein MENT, with protein sequence MVPAAGALLWALLLSLGPRAAGAQGLTSTETQRASLRFGVPMSRRPPTTLRTGGPRRMKVTIEDEDDLGASADRLAGPAAAELLASTVATGVSKSIVSSAEEDESLEEGVVINARKNNITAASLSRSYNTARVPSSRFKANTQEPEIRMSSDLPTKSWQPTGDTMHPDNTLSQWSTAGSTPNRWQQPSYTALPPPEDLRLVLMPWGPWHCHCRSGTMSRSRAGQLQGLSGRLRVGALSQLRTEHRPCTYEKCPCNRLREECPLDSDLCSDTRCTTQTATTAAATAATTTTTTTTTTTTPIPPLSSRIRPTPFLFFGPSPSPSPALAFWRRVRIGLEDIWNSLSAVFTEMQPIERNRR